The sequence below is a genomic window from Lycium ferocissimum isolate CSIRO_LF1 chromosome 9, AGI_CSIRO_Lferr_CH_V1, whole genome shotgun sequence.
atttttcagaacCCCACTTACTTTTTTCAGACACCATTCTTGGGAatttgactctttttttttctcactttgtttcacactatatatacatatgcatcctCATATTGTCTGTCAGAGTGCAGTATTTtctgtttttcactttaagcttgTGCTAAGCTGCTGGTCCTTCATTTCTTTTGTATCCCCAAAAGCTTAAGtttttgaattaaagatttgagcTTTAGATTTCCTTAAGGGTGTTTGCAGAGTCTttgaaataattgaaaaagTTTTGAACTTTAGATTCTTGATgcacctttcttcttccaatgTGACTGCCAAAGCTAAGTTCTTGAAGGGTTTTAAATTAAAGTTTTGAGCTTtagatttcctttttcttatgtGACTATAATAGATAAGCATTTGTGGGTTGAGGGTGTTGCACATTCTTGAAATATAGTTAAAAAAGCGCAGCACTTTAGATTCTTGATGcccctctcttcttctttgtatATATCCAAAAGCTTAAATTTTTGTGAGGTTTTGAATTAAAGTTTTGAGCTTTAAGTTAGCTAAGCTTTTGTGAGTTGAGGGTGTTTCAGATTCTTTGAAATAGTTTGAATAATAGATTCTTGATGctcttttcttcttcatatGTAACTACAAAAGCTAAGTTTTTGAGGGGTTGGGGGCATTCAGAGTCTTTACAATGGTTAAAGATTTGAGCTTTAGGTTCTTGAAAATGGAGGGTTGGTGGATTTTTTATCTGAGTTTCTTAGTGAGTATGTTTCTGTTTTCAGAAGGCACTGTTCTTGATAATGATAAGCAAGCATTGTTGGATTTTGTTAGCCAGTTTCCACATTTGCACCCTTTAAACTGGGATACAAATTCTTCAGTTTGCAAGAACTGGACTGGAGTGGGTTGTAATGAAGATGGTTCTAGAGTAATAGCACTTAGGTTACCTGGGGTTGGGTTTAATGGTCCAATTCCTAATAATACACTTAGCCGTTTAACTGCATTGCAGATCTTGAGCCTTAGATCTAATGGTATCAATGGTACTTTCCCTATGGATTTTAGTAACCTCAAAAACTTATCTTATCTTTACCTTCATTACAACAATTTATCAGGTCCTTTGCCTTTTGATTTCTCTGTTTGGAAAAACTTGACTAGTTTGAACTTGTCAAACAATAGATTCAATGGCACTATACCTAGTTCGATATCGGGTTTAAGTCATCTTACTTCCTTGAATCTTGCTAACAACTCACTTTCTGGTAACATTCCTGATTTGAACTTGCCCAACTTGCAGCTACTGAATTTGTCAAACAATAACCTTATAGGTGCTGTGCCAAAATCACTTCAAAGATTCCCAAAAAATGTGTTCATTGGTAATGATGTGTCTTTACTCGACTACCCCGTTTCGAATTCCTCTATTGTTGCCCTGCCTCAGCAACCAAATCCGAAATCCGATGGTAAATTGAGTGAGAGGGCTTTGCTTGGGATTATAGTAGCTAGTAGTGTAATTGGGGTTCTTGGATTTGGTTTCTTGATGGTTGTTTGTtgttttagaagaaaaaaagaagatggtTTATTTCCTGGAAAGATGGAGAAGGGAGATATGTCTCCCGAAAAGGCGATTTCGAGGAGTCAAGATGCTAATAATAGATTGGTTTTCTTTGAGGGTTGTAACTATGCATTTGATTTAGAAGATTTGCTTAGAGCTTCCGCCGAGGTATTGGGGAAAGGCACGTTTGGTATGGCTTATAAAGCGATATTAGAAGATGCTACCACAGTGGTTGTGAAAAGGTTGAAGGATGTAGGTGCCGGGAAAAAGGAGTTTGAGCAGCAAATGGAGGTTGTGGGAAGTATAAAACACGAAAATGTAGTTGAGCTTCGAGCATATTACTATTCGAAAGATGAAAAGCTTACTGTCTCTGACTATTTCAGTGAGGGTAGTGTTGCTGCAATGCTCCATGGTATGATCACTTTATGCACTCTCTGAATTTCATAAGTTTTAACTTTTCAACTCTGTCATTGCTTTATGGACTTTGTTGGCAGATTCATACTGTTCTGTTGTTTGCTTTGAATTGGTAGATTAGTTAGTATTTCTGGGTAAGGATAATAGCATTTTCGGTCCCTTCGTTTATGggtaaattatgattttgatcCTTGTGATATATGGCGCTGCACATTTATGCTTCAATTTGTTAAAATGTGTGTTTTTGGTCCATTCATGCAGGAAATATGCTGCATTTAGATTTTGTTTTTAAGAAGTATATTACCCTCAAATATGGAGCAACAATACAAATTTAACATAACCCATAGGTAATTAAATGGTGAAACAGTTAATACTTCAGAAAATTTATGATTATTCACAAGCAAACGGATCAAAAGTGCACATTTCAagtaattgaaggttaaattgaaaattttcttaCCCATAGGTAAGAACTCACTTACAATCAGACATGTTAGTTTAGTGAGTTGAAGAACATATAGCAACTAAAAACATCATAGAATCTAATAATCTAAAAGCCAACTAATATAATTTGTTGTGTTATGGGTAGGGCCAAGTGGGAATCCACTGAGGTATATTGTATGTTCCATATATTCTCTTTCCAGCTTAATAGTTAGTTGTACCAAAAAAAGTGGATGATCTTAACATGTGGTATAAGCATCTCTGTGGGGCAGTgactccattttttattttttattttttattttttctaagatGAGCAATATCCTATGTCtattttaaaatccacaaaatatttacTATACAAATCTTTGTCACTAGAGTCATTCAGTCATTATACTATTGATTGAATTATTTCATAGCATGCCATAATCTTTTCTGATTTCTAATCCCTTTTTATGGCAAGTCAAAACCTTTCATGATTTTGTCGAGGTCCCAGCTTCCTTTTCCCCAATTCTTTGTCCACCAGGCAAATGCACAGGATGTCAAAGTGCATGAACGGCTAAGCTTTTTGGATAATTTTGTTGTAGTTGGTTGACATCTTTCATTACCATTTTTACTAGTGGGACCTGATTTAATTAAGTAGGAAGTCTAGAATAAGGAATCCTAAGCAATTGTCAACCTTATTATGCTTAGAATCTTTTGAGAACATtacaacaaaattctttatggtTATGTTGCTTATTTACTCCCCTAATTTTGGTGTTAGAGCTAGGAGTTCTGTTGTCCTTATCCACCCAAATGGAGTGACATGGCAACTTGTAAAAAGTCAATTAGTTATCTCTTTACTGTATTTCGCTTATGTTAACCTAATGTTTAATCCAAGTGTAACTTcggccaaaaaagaaaaaagaaaataatctgTGTGAACAGTAGAGATGATAAGTTCTGCAATGGatgttttaacttttaagtgCTTCACGTTTTGCTTATTCTAAGTTGAAGGATCGACCAGGAGCTTGAAGGCATTCTGATTACTCTAATATTTGGCATGTTATAGAATGATAACTACAAATTAAACAAATGCGAGAGATACAAAGGAATGAACTCCCGATCCTTTGCTTTCGTTAAAAAGGAATAGTTATCCTGTGGTATTATAGTCTAATGGAGCATGATAGTTCAGCCTATTTCTTCTAGTCTTGAATCAAAAGAGATAAAAGTGCTTTTAATCCAGTTGTTTCCTTCTTAGTTCTCATGAACCTTGTTCTTGCATGTATTTTTCCCTTGACCTTGTACAAACATGGTATGTTAGACATCTCCTCGGAGAAGCGGAGCTTAATTTGGAAAACATGGGTTCGGGATTCACGGCCCTTTTTACGTTACTGGGTTCTAAGTTAATAATTTGTACTTATTCAATGGATTTCTTCGGGGAAATAAAAGGTTTGGACCAAAGTTATTGAGTTCGCCTTGTTACTCTATTTTTTAGTTACCTCCCTTTTGTTAGGGCATTGGCATCGTTGTCATTTCTGCTATTGATCTCTATGTTGCCTGTtatcaaatatttcttttgctACTCGGCCATTGACTATAACCTATTGATATACAACTTGTAGGTAAACGAGGAGATAACAGGGTCCCTTTAGATTGGGAAACTCGACTTAGAATCTCCATTGGTGCAGCGAGAGGTCTTGCTAGGATACACACGGAGAATGGTGGCAAGCTAGTTCACGGAAACATCAAATCCTCAAACATCTTTCTGAACTCTAAACAATTCGGTTGTGTATCTGATGTTGGTCTGTCAACAATAATGAGCTCGTTAGCTCATCCAGTTGCTCGTGCTGCTGGTTTTCGTGCCCCAGAAATAACAGACACCCGGA
It includes:
- the LOC132030617 gene encoding probable inactive receptor kinase At4g23740, which gives rise to MVKDLSFRFLKMEGWWIFYLSFLVSMFLFSEGTVLDNDKQALLDFVSQFPHLHPLNWDTNSSVCKNWTGVGCNEDGSRVIALRLPGVGFNGPIPNNTLSRLTALQILSLRSNGINGTFPMDFSNLKNLSYLYLHYNNLSGPLPFDFSVWKNLTSLNLSNNRFNGTIPSSISGLSHLTSLNLANNSLSGNIPDLNLPNLQLLNLSNNNLIGAVPKSLQRFPKNVFIGNDVSLLDYPVSNSSIVALPQQPNPKSDGKLSERALLGIIVASSVIGVLGFGFLMVVCCFRRKKEDGLFPGKMEKGDMSPEKAISRSQDANNRLVFFEGCNYAFDLEDLLRASAEVLGKGTFGMAYKAILEDATTVVVKRLKDVGAGKKEFEQQMEVVGSIKHENVVELRAYYYSKDEKLTVSDYFSEGSVAAMLHGKRGDNRVPLDWETRLRISIGAARGLARIHTENGGKLVHGNIKSSNIFLNSKQFGCVSDVGLSTIMSSLAHPVARAAGFRAPEITDTRKATQPSDVFSFGVLLLELLTGKSPVHTTNGDEIIHLVRWVHSVVREEWTAEVFDLELLRYPNIEEEMVEMLQIAMSCVVRMPDQRPKMCEVVKMIENVRVRPTGIENQLSSEGKTENSTPRAAATPVPETQSDSQ